A part of Desulfobacter sp. genomic DNA contains:
- a CDS encoding universal stress protein, producing MFKQILFATNSSPACDAAAKIAFELAEKYEAQLTLLHVFGEPSHGSGAFITDYVTGEKETAGPDYIEWVKDEMKTNYESLAKKHGEPVYETMAGIPSTEILRYARKINADCIIMGAHARQDDPAAERFRGIVGTTMQKVALRAKCPVLIISRPCETCFWYFNQIVFGTDFSKASMSAFQFAYKMASHIGCKLHLFHAVNIETSQAGVGPGQMSIETRIKAAKEKIEEIYVSQMGDFDNYEISVWEGIPYVELLKFARETSGDLIVMAHHTKDVDIDYAVMGSTVEQVVLRSACPVASVNKPDKL from the coding sequence ATGTTTAAGCAAATTCTATTCGCCACCAATTCCTCGCCTGCCTGTGATGCCGCCGCCAAGATCGCCTTTGAACTGGCGGAAAAATACGAGGCTCAACTGACCCTGCTCCACGTGTTCGGCGAGCCCTCCCATGGGAGCGGAGCTTTTATTACCGACTACGTCACAGGAGAAAAAGAGACGGCTGGCCCGGATTATATTGAATGGGTCAAGGACGAAATGAAAACCAATTATGAATCCTTGGCCAAAAAACACGGAGAACCGGTTTATGAGACCATGGCCGGCATACCGTCAACGGAAATTCTCAGATATGCCCGAAAAATTAACGCGGACTGCATCATCATGGGCGCCCATGCCCGCCAGGATGACCCGGCTGCGGAGCGGTTCCGGGGGATTGTGGGCACCACCATGCAAAAGGTGGCCTTACGGGCCAAATGTCCTGTACTGATCATATCCCGCCCGTGCGAGACCTGTTTCTGGTACTTTAATCAGATTGTATTTGGTACGGATTTTTCAAAGGCATCCATGTCCGCCTTCCAGTTTGCTTATAAGATGGCCAGCCACATCGGGTGCAAGCTTCACCTTTTCCATGCCGTAAATATTGAGACCTCCCAGGCCGGCGTGGGGCCGGGGCAGATGTCCATCGAAACCAGGATCAAGGCGGCCAAAGAAAAGATTGAAGAGATTTACGTCTCACAGATGGGGGATTTTGATAACTATGAAATATCGGTTTGGGAAGGAATCCCCTATGTGGAGCTTTTAAAATTCGCCCGGGAAACCAGCGGGGACCTTATTGTCATGGCCCACCATACCAAGGATGTGGATATTGATTATGCGGTTATGGGCTCCACAGTGGAGCAGGTGGTACTGCGTTCAGCCTGTCCTGTGGCCAGTGTGAATAAGCCCGACAAGCTTTAA